tctcagtatttgtttcaaatatggtttagatcagattatatgtagatatagctgccatatagaccgatctgccgataaagggtttaaagCCCATAAACGTAAATGTTAACGTTTTATTCTATTTATACTTGACACTacttctgtggtacaggatattattattattagagagctagacccatcgataggTGTAACGATCTGTTATGGGTAAGTTTCCTTTGGGTAAGGGTTGTTTTACTACTAAGACTACCCGTATCCAAGGTAAAGGTTTCTAAAACTACTTTTATTCAAggaaagttttaacaaaattactcTTATCCAATGGAAAGCACCATGATCCCGGGTTGATCTCAATTGCAGAACGGAGTTGTAATATTTGGAGTAGGTTTGCCAGATAGACCATCTCCGAAACAGAAAAATCTCCAATAAAGATGTCCATTCCAATTATCGCTCAAACACTTTCTTTGAAGGATGCTTAAAAAAAGACATATTggtaattttgatgaaataataGGAGGGATTACTAGGTAAACGCTTAATTCTATCTATtccttacaccactactgagatacaaggtattataacttagtacatttgtttgttaaGCCTGGAAGAAGAGAACTAAACCCATTGATAGGTGTACCAATAGACTCAatctatgtccgcctgtctccCTGCTTGCCTGTCCATGTTCAGTTGCAATCAAAGTACAGATCGTAATTTTCCTCCGATcatcttgaaatttagcacagaccTCTTTTTTGCCTAcaggcgaagcctattgaaaattaaagaactcgattcaaattaagatatagctcgtaTACatgtgttcatccgatttggactatgtccgtcagtctgtcgacagcatgctaactctcgaaggagtaaagcaagatacttgaaatttggcatatatatagcttattagtgtaggtcggttgggattgtaaatgggacaaatcggtccatgtatggatatagctgccatataaactgatcttgggtcttgacttatagagcctctagagggctctataagataatttcagccaaatcggataagaattgatccgatttggctgaaattttgctcgtggtgttttagtgtcactttcaacaactgtgccaagtatggttcaaatcggttcataacctggtaaagctgccatataaaccgatcttgggtcttgccttctagagcttctagagggcgccattcttatccgattggaatgaaatttagcacgacgtgttttgttatgatatccaacaactgtgctaagtatggtttaaatcggttcataacctggtatagctgccatataaaccgatcgcggatcttgactccttgagggcgcaaatattatccgatttggcagaactttTCTGCAacaacttctcccatgaccttcaacatacctgtgcaatgtggtctgaatcaatctatagcttgatacagctctcatagaAACCGGTCTCCTTATTTTGCTTCCGAGCACCTACAaggggcaattctcatctgaatggattgaaatattacccaatgagtTATAcgatggtcttcaacattcatttcacttatggtccgaatcggactataacttgatattgctccaatagcacaacagttcttattcattattctttgtttgcctaaaaagagataccactcaaagaactcgacaaatacgatgcatggtggagggtatataagattcgacccggccaaacttggcacgctcttatttTTTGACTATTGGAATATCACAGTGTTAAGTGGtttgaatttataatttattcttcAAAATCTATGCCTTACCCTCTATACGATCAACAATTGCCACAAACTGTTCAACACTTACAATGCACTACAGCAAgagtttatacccaccaccgtaggataggggatatattcatttagtcatttcgtttgcaacacatcaaaatatcaatttccgaccctacaaagtatatatatttgggataatcgtaaaattctaagacgatttaacgatgtccgtgtgtctgcccgtccgtctgttgtaatcactctacaggcttcaaaaattaagacattgcgctgaaattaggcacagatacgtctttttaatgcacgctggttaagttcttaaacgggccaaatcggaccatcttTGCATaaagttgctatatagaccgattatccgattatccgataaagagtctaatgcccataaaaacttaatttttcatccgattttgtttaaGCTCCCAATATCTCCCAATATCCCAATatctgttccaaatatggtttaaatttggactatacttagatatagggtctgaagcccataaaagctttatttattgcccaatttcgctgaaatttgaaagagtgggttattttaagcctcccggcatctgacctaagtatggttcagttcggaatatattgagatatagctgtcatatagaccgatctcccgataaagggtctgaagcccataaaagctttaattattgcccaatttcgctgacatttaaaACAAGGAGTAGTTTAAGGCGAACCAACatatgacccaaatattgttcagatcggactatatttagatatagctgccatatagaccgatctgccgataaagggtcataagtccataaaagtattattttttaatcgatttcggtgaaatttgaaacagtgggttattttaagcctcccggcgtctgacccaagtatggatcagatcggactatatttagatatagctgccatatggaccgatctgccgataaagggactgaagcccataaaagctttatttattgccctatttcgctgaaatttgaaacagtgggttattttaagcctcccggcatctgacctaagtatggttcaggtcggactatatttagatatagctgccatatagaccgatctgccgataaagggtctgaagcccataaaagctttatttattgcccgattttactgaaatttaaaacaacgagtagttttaagcctaccaacatctgacccgaagatagttcagatcagactatatttggatatagctgccatatagaccgatctcccgacaaagggtctgaagcccataaaagctttatttgttgcccaatttcgctgaaatttaaaacagtaggttattttaagcctctcgacatctgacctaagtatggttcagatcagactatatttagatatagctgtcctatagaccgatctcccgataaagggtctgaagcccataaaagctttaattattgcccaatttcgctgatatttaaaaCAAGGAGTAGTTTTAGGCGAACCAACatatgacccaaatattgttcagatcggactatatttggatatagctgccatatagaccgatctgccgataaagggtcataagtccataaaagcattattttttaatcgatttcggtgaaatttgaaacagtgggttattttaagcctcccggcgtctgacccaagtatggttcagatcggactatttttagatatagctgccatatagatcgatctgccgataaagggactgaggcccataaaagctttatttattgccctatttcgctgaaatttgaaacagtgggttattttaagcctcccggcatctgacctaagtatggttcagttcggactttattgagatatagctgtcatatagaccgatctcccgataaagggtttgaagcccataaaagctttaattattgcccAATTACGCTGCAATTTAAAACTgttagtagttttaggcctatacacatctgatccaaatatggttcatatcggactatatttaaatatagctgccatatagaccgatctcccgacaaagggcctggagcccataaaagctttatttgttgccaaatttcgctgaaatttaaaacagtgggttattttaagcctctcgacatctgacttaagtatggtttagatcagactatattcagatatagctgtcctatagatcgatctcccgataaagggtctgaagcccataaaagctttatttattgccctatttcgctgaaatttgaaacagcgagtagttttaggcctctcagtatttgtttcaaatatggtttagatcagattatatgtagatatagctgccatatagaccgatctgccgataaagggtttaaagcccataaaagctttatttattgtccaatttcgctgaaatttaaaacggtgggttattttcggtctcccgacatctgacttgagtatggttcagatcggacaatattttgatatagctgccatatataccgatctgccgataaagggtctgaagcccataaaaactttatttattgaccaattttgataaaatttgaaacactgagtagttttaggcctctaaACATTTgttccaaatgtggttcagatcagattatatgtagatatagctgccatatagaccgatctgccgataaagggtctaaagcccataaaagctttatttattgttcaatttcgctgaaatttaaaacagtgggttattttcagtctcccgacatctgacttgagtgtggttcagatcggactatatttaggtatagctgtcatatagaccgatatgctggtTAAGggactgaagctcataaaatctgtatttattacccgattttgttgaaatttgatatacaaaattcaacagtcacttatatttataagaccactcaatgtccgttccgaatttgggtgcataagttatcgaattttcatcggattgtgacgaaagggggtttacatatacacccgaggtggtgggtatccatgctttttacttgtttattataagAATATTTCTATATCATGTGGTATATTACTAAGATGAGGTATCCTTAAGGACACATAAGTGCATAGAAAATAAACAATGCCTATAACTCATTATATTGCCACGGATAATGTaggtatatacatattttaattTTCAGATATGTATATGTGTCAATAAACTAATCCTCTCTTAACTTCTTTGCATTGACATATATTCACGTTTTTTTGTCTTGTGAAAATAACTTTgtaatttttcttctttcaaataaCTTGAAAGAATGCCAGTATCGGTTTCTGCAATGCCAGCATCGATTTCTGCCTCCCCATACCAATTCCAATAGGAACACAAGTCCACTGTTTAGCAAACCACCTGCCATCAATATCCATATCCATTGCATGTTCTCTACACTCAGGGACTTGGTCTGTGGTTCACGAACCGTATGCTTGATGTTGTTCTCCTGTAGCTTTAGCAAATCCGAAAATGTGCTCGCAAACCAAGCTTGCGCTAGACCAAAATCATGCACCAAATGGATGAGATAATTCAGGGCCTCCTTATATGGCGAATTATGCTGCAAAGGCATACTCCAGAGTATTGAAGGTATTACAGTCAAATTTTCATAGGTGCAGAAGACCTTTTTGCCTATTATTTCTTGTTTGCGTTCAATTGATTTCCAGCCAAGTAAGGAGCAATAATAGCTATAGGTTAAATTCAGCTCCTGTCTCAGCCGATACAAATAGGTCAAATTCTGGGTGGTCGCAATGGAATCCTCGTTTAGTTTAATTTCGGGCATTATGTATTTGGCTTCTACCTCATGGAGCAACAGCTTGTAGGGCGAACGACTTAGATCATCCAAGGTTCGAATTTCAGGATAAAAGCCCGGACTGGTAAATAGACTTCTGACTTCGGCCGAGAAGAGGCAATTAAAGTTGAGACCAGCTATGAAGAGTAAAAGATAAAGGATTTTTAAGCTATGCCTCTTGGTACAGCGAGCCACAAACGGTTGACCCAATAAGCCGGGAAATATGCGTTCACTGAACAAAATTCGGCTTCtggggaaaatttcatccaGCACATAATCGATTAATGAGTGGACAAATGATAAAAGTGTGGTGCCCGTAATGAGGTAACCCCAGAAATACTCATCTGTAAGTATGGCATCGTAGACCTCCGACAGGGTTCGCAATTGGGCGCAAGGTACCATAATTAGGCCCTGATCGTATTCAAAAACATCCGAAGAGTTTATCCAATAGTCGCCAGCAATAGCTGTATAGGGCACCATAGGTATATCCAATAAATTTGGCTTAATCATAGTCTCCAAAATCACCGTAAAATGTGGAGGCTGGGTCAAACTCAAAGGATAAGCCATCTGCAGCGATGCATTGTAATGCTCGGCAAAAAGCATCACCAATCTTCCACAAATGCCATTCATTTTTAAATTCCCTTGAGGATCTTTGAAGTACATGACCCTGGTGTTGCTTTGGTCGGCAAAGGTCAGCAGGGTTTTCTTATGCATGTTTCTCCAATGTTGAGGGTAATATAAGAAATTCTTTGTTCCTCGTTGCTCACCACTTGAGTGCCAGTGATACCGAGGATAGGGTTTGAGTATAAAGAATTTCCCCTCGTCCTTACCATTTGAGTTGATGATGTGTAAAACATTGTTGGTCATGTTATAACTCTTACAGGATTCGAGTAGCTGATTTTTAAAACTGTCCTCCATTTGTACATCAATGGCCAGGGTGAGAATTCTGGTCTGTCGCATGTATTCCAAAATGTGGGCCATGGTTTCCATTACTTCCAGATCCATAGTTGTCATCATGATGGTGGTGACCAAAATTTCTGCATTGAACTTCTGCTTGTAGATAAATGTCGCCTTTCTGTTAGTGACAACCACCTTAGGCACTGGATACTGGAGGATGGCCTGCCCTAAGTCGCATGATGAAGCTGTTGAGTTTCTATCCAACAGCAAAATTGTATCGAAGGAACGCTCTTCGAATATCTTTTGCAATAATTTGTGGTAATCCTCCACATTTCTAAAGGCCAATAAGGGAACTACACAAAATGCCAACCAGATATACGGCAGAGTCTTTAAAAGTAGTGGCATTTTTGTGAGTTTAAATAGAAACTATGGTATAAACCCACTCTAGTGATATCTTTTCCAGCCGTATAGAGCAACTGATTTGATGTTGAGCATTGTTAAAtgattttcacttgtttttgtcCATACTTCTTATTATGGAGAAGCCTAAAACTTGTCAATGTcaattaaggaaaattttactaTCACCAAAAATAAATCTCTTGTGAACCGTAACACATGCATCTTGCCTACAGTCATAACTTCTGTATCTCCTCCGATTGCTCAAAGACAAGCAAATGTTAAACAATTTCCTAAgcattaaaatttttgggaTAATAATGTTGACGCTTTAGCTAAGGTAATTTGTCTAGGTAAACATTGGCACAAATGATTAGAATGCGTATGGATCTGTTAAGCCACATGGGGGGAAGATAAggacaaaataaagtaaaaagcaAGTAAATGAGTGCTTAGTTccaccgggccgaatctcatataccctccaccacagatcgcatttgtcgagttcattttccggtatctctttttaggcaaacaaaggataaaagaaaataaatgctatggtattagagctatatgaagttatggtccgaatcgaactgaatagaatgttggagatcatagaagaagtcatggtgtaaaatttcagccaattcaaataagaattgcgccctctaggggctcaaaaagggtgataggtttatatgggagctgtatcaggctataaccgattcagaccatattttagaTAACAAGACCCAACATATCATTCAAagggcatgcttctaccattgcactgctcactaattagtgggtaggtggaagcatgtaatttTTTGGTGGCATAACAGTCTGACGAGGCCCTTGGCAAAgtccgaaatcgcgatcattgcagcccgccccgtgatacatttaacacaccacaaatgttgagactctttaaagtgtttttgttgttttgttttgaaatagaagcaagaaataaaaacacaaatgaaaatttgtgaccaaactaaagaagcgcAAAAGAATGAATAAAAGCCCTATCAACTCGTCGAGAAATATGGGCTTAATATGCACATATTGAAAAGTTATTCTATGGCAAGCGAAGTTTGTCTGGATAACAAGTCTTTAACTTTGTGTATGTTGTTGATGTTAGATGTCTCTTTGAAGAGATGTTGTCTGTTAGAATTTAACTTTTTCTTACTGCGCTATAAGAAGAGGTTGAATAAGAAGACCAAACATATCATTCAgagggcatgcttctaccattgcactgctcaATAATCAGTgggtaggtggaagcatgtaattttttggtggcatagcagtctgacgaggcctttggcaaaggccgaaatcgcgatcattgcagcccgccccTTGATACAGTTTAGACACCacaaatgttttgttgttttgttttgaaatagaggcaagaaaaaacaagtaaaagcgtgctaagttcggccgggccgaatcttatataccctccaccatggatcgcatttatcgagttcttttcccggcatctcttcttaggcaaaataggatataagaaaagatttcctctgctattagagcgatatcaagatatggtctggtttggaaaACCATATATTACCAAATcggtaaaatgtcatccaattcgaataagaattgcgccctttgggggctcaagaagtaaaatagagagatcgatttatatgggagctgtatcgggctatagaccgattcagaccataataaacacgtatgttgacggtcatgagagaatctgtcgtacaaaatttcaggcaaatcggataataattgcgacctctacaggctcaagaagtcaagatcccagatcggtttatatgacagctatatcaggttatgaaccgatttgtaccatacttggcacagttgttggatatcataacaaaacacgtcgtgccaaaattcattcaaatcggataagaattgcgccctctagaggctcaagaagtcaagaccccagatcggtttatatgacagctatatcaggttatggaccgatttgagccatacttggcacagttattggatatcataacaaagcacgttgtgcaaaatttcattccaatcggataagaattgcgcactctagaggctcaagaagtcaagacccaagatcggtttatatgacagctatatctggctatggaccgatttgaaccatacttgacacagttgttggatatcacaacaaaacacgtcatgcaaaatttcagccaaatcggataagattgcgCTCGCTAGAAGCCCAAGAACTCAAAACCcatgaacggtttatatggcagttatatcaaaacatgaaccgatatggcccatttacaattccaactgaccttgaccaataagaaatattagtgcaaaatttaaaacgcCTAgatttgctccttcgaaagtaagcgtgctttcgatagacggacggacggaaatggctagatcgacttaaaatgtcatgacaatcaagaatttgTATaagttatggggtcttagacgaatagaATAGAGAcgaataaaaatagagatattgagctgatattttgcacagattattttttttgtccataagcaggttaagttcgaagatgaactatatcggactatgtcttgatatagcccccatacagaccgatcataaaagccaaaattattatccgattttgctgaaatttagaacagtgagttacattaggccctacgacatcctacttcaatttggcccagatcggtcaagatttggatatagctgccatatagaccgatctctcgatttaaggacttgcgtccataaaaggcgtgtatgttaggcccttcgactcagatcggtccagatctgaatataactgccatatagaccgaactctcgatttaaggtttttggcccataaaatgcgcacttattgtccaatgttgcctaaacttgggacagtgagttaacttaagcctttcgacatacttctgcaatttgtcctggatcggtctggatttgaatataactgccatatagaccgaactctcgatttaaggtttttggcccataaaaggcgcatttattgtcaaatgttgccgaaatttgggacagtgagttgcgttagacccttcgaccccagatcggtccagatctgaatataactgccatatagaccgaactctcgatttaaggtttttggcccataaaaggcgcatttattgtccaatgttgccgaaatttgggacagtgagttgagttaggcccttcgacatcgtccttcaatttggcccagatcggttcaaatttggatatagctgccacatagaccgatctctcgatttaaggtcttggccccataaaagacgcatttattgtccgatgttgccgtaatatgggacagtgagttaacttaagcccttcgacatacttctgcaatttggcctagatcggtctggatttgaatataattgccatatagacaaaactctctatttaaggtttttggcccataaaaggcgcatttattgtccaatgtcgccgaaatttgggacagtgggttgtgttgggcccttcgactttcttctttaatttggccttgatcggtccagatctgaatatagctgccatataaatcgaactctcgatttaaggtctagggcccataaaaggcgcatttattgtccattttTGCCTAaacttggggcagtgagttgtgttgggcccttcaatacccttcttcaatttggcccaaatcggtattgatttagatatagctgccatatagaccgatccgccgattaaggggctTGGGCCCATCTAAGgcatattttttgtctgatttcgacaaaattttggacagagagttgtgtatagcccttggacatctttctgcaatttgacccagatcggtccaggtttggatattgctatcatatacaccgatctctcggtataaggtcttatttcaataaaagacgcatttattgtccgatttcgccgaaatttggtttaGTGAGTTGTGGTGGACCCTTcgatttgacccaaatcggttcagatttggatatagctgccatacagaccgacctcacaatttgaagtcttggccccataaatggcgcattcataatccgatttcgctgaaatt
The Stomoxys calcitrans chromosome 3, idStoCalc2.1, whole genome shotgun sequence genome window above contains:
- the LOC106087522 gene encoding uncharacterized protein LOC106087522, whose amino-acid sequence is MPLLLKTLPYIWLAFCVVPLLAFRNVEDYHKLLQKIFEERSFDTILLLDRNSTASSCDLGQAILQYPVPKVVVTNRKATFIYKQKFNAEILVTTIMMTTMDLEVMETMAHILEYMRQTRILTLAIDVQMEDSFKNQLLESCKSYNMTNNVLHIINSNGKDEGKFFILKPYPRYHWHSSGEQRGTKNFLYYPQHWRNMHKKTLLTFADQSNTRVMYFKDPQGNLKMNGICGRLVMLFAEHYNASLQMAYPLSLTQPPHFTVILETMIKPNLLDIPMVPYTAIAGDYWINSSDVFEYDQGLIMVPCAQLRTLSEVYDAILTDEYFWGYLITGTTLLSFVHSLIDYVLDEIFPRSRILFSERIFPGLLGQPFVARCTKRHSLKILYLLLFIAGLNFNCLFSAEVRSLFTSPGFYPEIRTLDDLSRSPYKLLLHEVEAKYIMPEIKLNEDSIATTQNLTYLYRLRQELNLTYSYYCSLLGWKSIERKQEIIGKKVFCTYENLTVIPSILWSMPLQHNSPYKEALNYLIHLVHDFGLAQAWFASTFSDLLKLQENNIKHTVREPQTKSLSVENMQWIWILMAGGLLNSGLVFLLELVWGGRNRCWHCRNRYWHSFKLFERRKITKLFSQDKKT